In Silene latifolia isolate original U9 population chromosome 3, ASM4854445v1, whole genome shotgun sequence, a single window of DNA contains:
- the LOC141649271 gene encoding uncharacterized protein LOC141649271, with the protein MSYNPTPNSSWAWRMICKVKEKFKPAYMSNMWQSNAEKYLIADGYKWLSTGNDQKVTWKTVVWNRYNVPKHVFIMWLIQQQRLLTMDRLQKMGICEAGLCFLCDQCPKSHQHLFEDCPYIVACFNILFGWLGIINSGLKTGEALLAGRRQPPLIRLLKCSVVVGLYYHVWMVRNSCRMEMYVPRPDCLIQRIRDDIKL; encoded by the coding sequence ATGTCCTATAATCCAACTCCTAATAGTTCTTGGGCCTGGCGTATGATTTGTAAGGTGAAAGAGAAGTTTAAACCTGCCTATATGAGTAATATGTGGCAGAGTAATGCTGAGAAGTATCTGATTGCTGATGGGTATAAGTGGTTGAGTACTGGCAATGATCAGAAGGTTACTTGGAAAACTGTGGTTTGGAATAGATATAATGTGCCTAAGCATGTGTTCATAATGTGGCTCATTCAACAACAGCGTTTGCTTACTATGGATAGGCTGCAGAAGATGGGTATCTGTGAGGCTGGCCTTTGTTTCCTGTGTGATCAGTGCCCTAAATCTCACCAGCATCTATTTGAAGACTGCCCCTATATTGTTGCTTGCTTCAATATTCTTTTTGGGTGGCTGGGTATCATCAATAGTGGTTTGAAAACTGGAGAAGCTTTGCTTGCTGGTAGAAGACAGCCTCCCCTTATTCGTTTGCTGAAATGTTCTGTGGTTGTAGGACTTTATTATCATGTTTGGATGGTTAGAAATTCTTGCAGGATGGAGATGTATGTCCCTAGGCCTGACTGTCTTATTCAACGTATTAGGGATGATATTAAATTATGA